One segment of Danaus plexippus chromosome 10, MEX_DaPlex, whole genome shotgun sequence DNA contains the following:
- the LOC116766713 gene encoding uncharacterized protein LOC116766713 isoform X3, whose protein sequence is MKTSSRENNEVYGTVLNGQANTAWPGPHLQNEIMFRLPRPLNANDEIEISGRMIPNPERLFLNLMTGTSVPDYQNIACQVEASFSVQNIFLRCIENGNKYEEVLDQYPADLFPDSEFKFIIKVRVNGSQILDIDIGESYAGSLELKHSLRDITFLSLSNDITKVDELKFRFA, encoded by the exons ATGAAAACAAG CTCGAGAGAGAATAATGAAGTGTATGGAACAGTTCTGAACGGACAAGCTAACACGGCGTGGCCAGGACCGCATTTACAAAACGAAATAATGTTTCGCTTGCCGAGACCGCTTAATGCTAACGATGAAATAGAAATTAGTGGAAGAATGATTCCAAATCCAGAGAG GCTTTTTCTCAATCTCATGACTGGAACAAGTGTTCCTGATTATCAGAACATTGCCTGCCAGGTTGAGGCAAGTTTTTCAGTACAGAATATATTCCTAAGATGTATAGAAAATGGCAACAAATATGAAGAAGTTTTAGATCAATACCCAGCTGATTTATTTCCAg ATTCAGAATTCAAATTTATCATCAAAGTGAGAGTGAACGGCAGCCAAATATTGGATATAGACATCGGAGAATCATATGCCGGGAGTTTGGAATTAAAACACAGCTTACGTGACATAACATTCTTGTCTTTGAGTAACGATATAACTAAGGTCGATGAACTGAAGTTTAGATTCGCTTAG
- the LOC116766713 gene encoding uncharacterized protein LOC116766713 isoform X2, protein MLKTCLECLCSRENNEVYGTVLNGQANTAWPGPHLQNEIMFRLPRPLNANDEIEISGRMIPNPERLFLNLMTGTSVPDYQNIACQVEASFSVQNIFLRCIENGNKYEEVLDQYPADLFPDSEFKFIIKVRVNGSQILDIDIGESYAGSLELKHSLRDITFLSLSNDITKVDELKFRFA, encoded by the exons ATGTTAAAAACCTGTTTGGAGTGCTTATG CTCGAGAGAGAATAATGAAGTGTATGGAACAGTTCTGAACGGACAAGCTAACACGGCGTGGCCAGGACCGCATTTACAAAACGAAATAATGTTTCGCTTGCCGAGACCGCTTAATGCTAACGATGAAATAGAAATTAGTGGAAGAATGATTCCAAATCCAGAGAG GCTTTTTCTCAATCTCATGACTGGAACAAGTGTTCCTGATTATCAGAACATTGCCTGCCAGGTTGAGGCAAGTTTTTCAGTACAGAATATATTCCTAAGATGTATAGAAAATGGCAACAAATATGAAGAAGTTTTAGATCAATACCCAGCTGATTTATTTCCAg ATTCAGAATTCAAATTTATCATCAAAGTGAGAGTGAACGGCAGCCAAATATTGGATATAGACATCGGAGAATCATATGCCGGGAGTTTGGAATTAAAACACAGCTTACGTGACATAACATTCTTGTCTTTGAGTAACGATATAACTAAGGTCGATGAACTGAAGTTTAGATTCGCTTAG
- the LOC116766713 gene encoding uncharacterized protein LOC116766713 isoform X1, translating to MVRIGNFLIPTVSHHNSRENNEVYGTVLNGQANTAWPGPHLQNEIMFRLPRPLNANDEIEISGRMIPNPERLFLNLMTGTSVPDYQNIACQVEASFSVQNIFLRCIENGNKYEEVLDQYPADLFPDSEFKFIIKVRVNGSQILDIDIGESYAGSLELKHSLRDITFLSLSNDITKVDELKFRFA from the exons ATGGTAAGGATCGGAAACTTCCTCATACCGACGGTCTCTCATCATAA CTCGAGAGAGAATAATGAAGTGTATGGAACAGTTCTGAACGGACAAGCTAACACGGCGTGGCCAGGACCGCATTTACAAAACGAAATAATGTTTCGCTTGCCGAGACCGCTTAATGCTAACGATGAAATAGAAATTAGTGGAAGAATGATTCCAAATCCAGAGAG GCTTTTTCTCAATCTCATGACTGGAACAAGTGTTCCTGATTATCAGAACATTGCCTGCCAGGTTGAGGCAAGTTTTTCAGTACAGAATATATTCCTAAGATGTATAGAAAATGGCAACAAATATGAAGAAGTTTTAGATCAATACCCAGCTGATTTATTTCCAg ATTCAGAATTCAAATTTATCATCAAAGTGAGAGTGAACGGCAGCCAAATATTGGATATAGACATCGGAGAATCATATGCCGGGAGTTTGGAATTAAAACACAGCTTACGTGACATAACATTCTTGTCTTTGAGTAACGATATAACTAAGGTCGATGAACTGAAGTTTAGATTCGCTTAG
- the LOC116766832 gene encoding ELMO domain-containing protein 2 has translation MNFIEMVFFHLYSVLQWYFRPFIKWFLRKTTRLCELQRICYGDRVGAQRTCNIENSLMLSRTKDVKEVVTFLDAVVKERRFIPSNFYQFLEPSINIIIRVKKINRKIHDAFIPSFRLCLQQIWCYRQLIEEVEDLRCTQFDSNNSSHEEKLLNLWNLMVPDKPLEARVSKDWQYIGFQGDDPKTDFRGMGLLGLENLLYFVTEYPQVATHVLSHSRHPKYGYTYAIVGINLTSMAYYLLKDGSAKTYMFNSKPHLPNIDLFHKFYCYLFYEFDKLWIASKPENIMEFSMIFKKFENAIRTELADPASVFRINVEVDTI, from the exons atgaattttatagaaatggtATTTTTCCATCTGTATTCAGTGTTACAGTGGTATTTTCGACCCTTTATTAAATGGTTCCTTCGTAAAACTACAAGATTATGTGAACTTCAAAGAATTTGTTATGGTGATAGAGTAGGAGCTCAAAGAACATGTAACATTGAAAATTCTCTTATGTTATCACGGACGAAAGATGTTAAAGAGgtagtaacatttttagatgCAGTGGTAAAAGAAAGAAGATTTATTCCATCCAACTTTTACCAATTCTTAGAGCCCTCTATCAATATCATTATTAGAGTGAAAAAGATTAATCGTAAAATTCACGATGCTTTTATACCATCATTTCGTTTATGCTTACAACAAATATGGTGTTATCGGCAATTGATTGAGGAAGTTGAAGATCTTCGTTGTACACAATTTGACAGTAATAACTCAAGTCATGAGGAGAAGCTGCTAAATTTATGGAACCTCATGGTGCCTGATAAACCATTGGAAGCAAGGGTATCAAAAGACTGGCAATATATTGGATTTCAg GGAGATGATCCAAAAACTGACTTCAGAGGAATGGGACTCTTAGGactagaaaatttattatattttgttactgaATATCCTCAAGTAGCGACTCATGTTCTGAGTCATTCAAGACATCCTAAGTATGGTTACACCTATGCTATCGTCGGTATTAATTTGACTTCTATGGCATATTATCTTTTGAAGGACGGATCAGCTAAGACATATATGTTTAACTCTAAACCGCATCTACCTAACATCGATTTGTTCcacaaattttattgctatCTCTTTTATGAATTCGATAAACTCTGGATTGCATCAAAACCAGAGAATATTATGGAATTTTCTATGATTTTCAAGAAGTTTGAGAATGCTATTCGTACAGAGCTGGCGGATCCAGCTTCAGTGTTCAGAATAAATGTTGAAGTTGACACTATATGA
- the LOC116766833 gene encoding thioredoxin domain-containing protein: MHRNIFGFILLLLVIKVQSQTLQIVSDDDLLQFIKEEEKLIVLFSKPNCDICNKFELTLHGLYEDFNKHMNAPIIQVVNSHLAKLYSPTKEPAVVFFRHGVPLLYNGEPDENDIYGFFEKNQSPAVKELTDKIFEHMTQAATGSTTGDWFVMFYGASCVECQRLHAVWEGVGATVRGRINVARVDANLAGADTAKRFKVQKLPTFLFFRLGKVYRYDLPKHDIKSFVSYAQDWYKNSKGEPVPLLSSPFDELVDWCVDMIRYSISFGLDVLTEHPWIWQIGLAGFGLVLVTALIAIIKAGKTKPKTIKKEKKSK, from the exons ATGCatcgaaatatttttggtttcatactattattattagttataaaagttCAAAGTCAAACTTTACAAATTGTAAGCGACGATgatttattgcaatttattaaagaagaaGAGAAACTTATTgtgttatttt CTAAGCCAAATTGTGatatatgtaataagtttGAACTGACATTGCATGGATTGTATGAAGATTTCAATAAGCACATGAATGCACCTATTATACAAGTAGTCAACAGTCACTTAGCCAAGTTATACAGTCCAACAAAGGAGCCCGCAGTTGTTTTCTTCAGACATGGTGTTCCCTTACTTTATAATg GGGAACCAGatgaaaatgatatatatggCTTCTTTGAGAAGAATCAGTCTCCGGCAGTGAAAGAATtgacagataaaatatttgaacatatGACACAGGCGGCTACAGGATCTACAACAGGAGATTGGTTTGTTATGTT TTATGGCGCTTCTTGTGTTGAATGTCAACGACTGCATGCTGTGTGGGAGGGAGTGGGGGCTACAGTTCGCGGCAGAATTAATGTAGCAAGGGTCGATGCCAACCTTGCCGGTGCGGACACCGCTAAACGTTTTAAGGTCCAAAAACTGCCAACATTCCTCTT cTTCCGTCTTGGAAAAGTCTACCGCTATGACTTACCAAAGCAcgatattaaatcatttgtgTCATATGCGCAAGACTGGTACAAGAACTCCAAAGGGGAGCCAGTGCCCCTACTTTCATCACCATT tgatGAGTTGGTTGATTGGTGTGTGGATATGATAAGATATTCAATTTCATTCGGTCTGGACGTCCTCACAGAACATCCTTGGATATGGCAAATAGGTCTTGCAGGATTCGGACTTGTTCTTGTCACTGCTCTCATAGCTATTATTAAAGCCGGAAAAACAAAACCCAAGACTatcaagaaagaaaagaaaagcaAATAG